The Sesamum indicum cultivar Zhongzhi No. 13 linkage group LG2, S_indicum_v1.0, whole genome shotgun sequence genome contains a region encoding:
- the LOC105156361 gene encoding LEAF RUST 10 DISEASE-RESISTANCE LOCUS RECEPTOR-LIKE PROTEIN KINASE-like 1.2 gives MYNRHTFLVCLDICVLCVILLSKRSCGSDYRYEACVPRNCGNGPNISFPFSIPGLQEPYCGYPGFTLNCSQQGFPVLQLPENEYVVQDISYQTRTLRVYDAAVWNSYATGCFPGIRNTTLPTSTFGFSGNVTRLRLFSNCTNSSPENLWRHRVGCDGNGRDRWDLAIYDKDENFTNIALKNCERNVVAPVEDDGNSGPGNVDEVLRRGFVLNWTASDCSKCEKSGGRCGFNATIYHFRCFCPGRPHSRRCRPEKRNESVLILATAISGGGAVLLLCLLISFVLWHCKKRIKKVHFLSRNTSSDPSSKSDIETGRSYFGIPIFSYTELEVATGNFDASKELGDGGFGAVYHGKLQDGREVAIKRLYEHNYRRVEQFMNEIKILTCLRHKNLVSLYGCTSRRSKELLLVYEYIPNGTVADHLHGEKAQKAPLSWPVRMNIAIETASALAYLHKSDIIHRDVKTDNILLDNNFCVKVADFGLSRLCPNNVTHVSTAPQGTPGYVDPEYHQCYQLTDKSDVYSFGVVLVELLSSMPAVDISRSRDEINLANLAVNRILKHAFDELLDPSLGYDYDAEVKRMSTSVAELAFRCLQLEKEMRPSMDEVLSVLEEIRSGEESKFEDVREGSDHNCVSGKMWSETDDVVLLKNMNFESSPNAVTDVWVSSSTITSSVG, from the exons ATGTACAATAGGCACACTTTCTTGGTATGTTTAGACATCTGTGTACTTTGTGTTATATTGTTATCGAAGAGATCTTGCGGGTCCGATTATCGGTATGAAGCATGCGTGCCGAGGAATTGCGGCAATGGTCCGAACATTAGCTTTCCGTTCTCTATTCCAGGCCTGCAAGAACCTTATTGTGGATACCCTGGATTTACGCTAAACTGTAGCCAACAAGGGTTTCCAGTACTTCAGTTGCCTGAAAATGAATATGTCGTCCAAGATATTTCCTATCAGACACGAACTCTCCGCGTATATGACGCAGCTGTTTGGAATTCATACGCTACTGGTTGTTTTCCAGGAATCAGAAACACGACTCTCCCGACAAGCACGTTCGGTTTCTCCGGTAACGTGACACGGCTCCGTTTGTTCTCCAACTGCACTAATTCGTCGCCCGAGAATCTTTGGAGGCACAGAGTTGGCTGTGATGGGAATGGTAGAGATAGATGGGATTTGGCGATATATGATAAGGATgagaattttacaaatattgcATTGAAAAACTGCGAGAGAAACGTGGTTGCACCGGTAGAAGATGATGGAAACAGCGGCCCAGGAAATGTTGATGAAGTCTTGAGAAGGGGGTTTGTCTTGAACTGGACAGCAAGTGACTGCAGCAAATGCGAAAAAAGTGGTGGGCGGTGCGGCTTCAATGCGACTATTTACCATTTTAGATGCTTCTGCCCCGGCAGGCCTCATTCTAGGAGATGCAGACCTG aaaaaagaaatgagtcGGTGCTGATATTAGCCACAG CTATATCTGGAGGTGGAGCCGTCCTTCTTCTGTGCTTATTGATCTCGTTTGTACTCTGGCATTGTAAGAAGAGGATCAAGAAAGTTCACTTCCTTTCAAGAAACACATCCTCTGATCCCTCCTCAAAATCGGACATTGAAACCGGGAGAAGCTACTTTGGCATCCCTATTTTCTCTTACACAGAGCTTGAAGTGGCCACCGGTAACTTTGATGCTTCTAAAGAACTTGGAGATGGAGGCTTTGGAGCTGTGTACCATG GAAAGCTCCAGGATGGAAGAGAAGTAGCAATAAAGCGCCTGTACGAGCACAACTACCGCAGAGTGGAGCAATTCATGAATGAAATCAAGATCCTTACATGTTTGAGGCACAAGAATCTTGTTTCGTTGTACGGTTGCACGTCCAGGAGAAGCAAGGAACTTCTGCTTGTTTATGAATACATTCCAAATGGCACAGTGGCCGATCATCTGCACGGTGAGAAAGCCCAAAAAGCACCTCTGTCTTGGCCCGTCCGCATGAACATTGCCATAGAAACTGCATCAGCATTGGCTTACCTCCACAAATCGGACATAATCCACCGTGATGTCAAGACAGACAACATATTACTCGACAACAACTTCTGTGTCAAAGTTGCTGATTTCGGGCTCTCAAGACTCTGTCCTAATAACGTCACACACGTCTCAACTGCCCCTCAGGGTACTCCTGGATACGTCGATCCTGAATATCACCAGTGCTACCAGCTCACTGATAAGAGCGACGTATACAGCTTCGGTGTTGTTCTAGTTGAGCTGCTTTCCTCTATGCCTGCTGTGGATATAAGCAGGAGCAGGGACGAAATCAACTTGGCTAACTTAGCCGTGAACAGGATTCTAAAGCATGCTTTTGATGAACTGTTGGACCCGTCGCTAGGATATGATTATGATGCTGAAGTCAAAAGGATGAGTACTTCAGTGGCTGAGTTAGCATTCCGGTGTTTGCAACTTGAGAAGGAAATGAGGCCTTCAATGGATGAGGTTTTGAGTGTTCTGGAGGAGATTCGGAGCGGTGAGGAGTCGAAATTTGAGGATGTAAGAGAGGGTAGTGATCATAATTGTGTGAGTGGAAAGATGTGGTCAGAAACAGATGATGTTGTATTGTTGAAGAACATGAATTTTGAGTCCTCACCTAATGCTGTGACTGATGTATGGGTTAGTAGCTCTACCATAACAAGTTCAGTTGGCTGA